A genome region from Pseudomonas anguilliseptica includes the following:
- a CDS encoding SPFH domain-containing protein has protein sequence MLINKVQLLKYAIAPAALVALSFVTFNSVFFYNEAGFATHVRTIFGEEKVVDDVGYATKWFGRATAWKKALSVQSVLTEALAIDDSSDNDSLGATIEAFPIVFLGNVDAKVESSARFRLPAGEQFLKIAQEYRNPENFIKTALVPAIKETLQATASLMSADDFYAGARSEFAAEFENQLNDGLYLIKRKEIRGPRGHQPSQTAILQAGTEQGAFGDNNVSQFVTEKVMDSKGIPVRKQQQFRKYGVEVVEARITNVDPNPQYKQRMVKVQQALAELAVARQNRLKEEEEKLLVTARGEKEVEARRQETLRDQIERTTQAETEKQLAIINAEREKGRAEIEKQTAELLRDKAAITADATKITADAEAHAREAVIKADGALQPKLDALIAINKVWAEAAAQAPVPSVMMGGGSDGTSSRQDEIGQLMGVLATKAARDLALDLKVQQ, from the coding sequence ATGCTGATCAACAAGGTACAGCTCTTAAAATACGCCATTGCCCCCGCCGCACTCGTAGCGCTGAGCTTTGTTACATTCAACAGTGTTTTTTTCTATAACGAAGCCGGTTTTGCCACCCACGTGCGGACCATCTTCGGCGAAGAGAAAGTGGTCGACGACGTTGGCTACGCCACCAAATGGTTCGGCCGCGCCACCGCCTGGAAGAAGGCCCTGAGCGTACAGTCGGTGCTCACCGAAGCCCTGGCCATCGACGACAGCAGCGACAACGACTCGCTCGGCGCGACTATCGAAGCCTTCCCTATCGTGTTTCTCGGCAACGTCGACGCCAAGGTCGAGTCCTCCGCGCGCTTCCGCCTGCCGGCGGGCGAGCAGTTCCTGAAAATCGCCCAGGAATACCGCAACCCGGAGAACTTCATCAAAACCGCGCTGGTGCCGGCCATCAAGGAAACCCTGCAAGCCACCGCCTCGCTGATGAGCGCCGATGACTTCTATGCCGGTGCACGTAGCGAGTTCGCCGCCGAGTTTGAAAACCAGCTCAATGACGGCCTGTACCTGATCAAGCGCAAGGAAATTCGCGGCCCGCGCGGCCATCAACCGAGCCAGACCGCGATTCTGCAAGCTGGTACCGAGCAAGGCGCGTTCGGCGACAACAACGTCAGCCAGTTCGTCACCGAAAAGGTCATGGACAGCAAAGGCATCCCGGTACGCAAGCAGCAGCAATTCCGCAAATACGGCGTGGAAGTGGTTGAAGCGCGCATCACCAACGTCGACCCCAACCCTCAGTACAAACAGCGCATGGTCAAGGTGCAGCAAGCCCTGGCTGAGCTGGCCGTCGCGCGGCAGAACCGCCTGAAGGAAGAAGAAGAGAAGCTGCTGGTGACCGCCCGCGGTGAAAAGGAAGTGGAAGCGCGCCGCCAGGAAACCCTGCGCGACCAGATCGAACGTACCACCCAGGCAGAAACCGAGAAGCAGCTGGCGATCATCAACGCCGAGCGTGAGAAAGGCCGCGCCGAGATCGAAAAACAGACCGCCGAACTGCTGCGTGATAAAGCAGCGATCACTGCAGACGCAACGAAAATCACCGCCGACGCCGAAGCCCATGCCCGTGAAGCCGTGATCAAGGCGGACGGAGCGCTACAACCTAAGCTTGATGCGCTGATCGCGATCAACAAGGTCTGGGCCGAAGCTGCTGCTCAGGCACCGGTGCCGAGTGTGATGATGGGCGGCGGTAGCGATGGCACCAGCAGCCGCCAGGATGAAATCGGCCAGCTGATGGGCGTACTGGCCACCAAGGCGGCACGCGACCTGGCGCTAGACCTGAAAGTGCAGCAGTAA
- a CDS encoding tRNA-(ms[2]io[6]A)-hydroxylase — MNLPEIHEFLGCRTPDAWITAALADQQTLLIDHKNCEFKAASTALSLMAKYSTYVDLLNAMSRLAREELVHHEQVLRIMKRRKIGLRPVSAARYASGLRKVVRTHEPHKLVDTLVVGAFVEARSCERFEALVPHLDEELGKFYFGLLKSEARHFQNYLKLAYQYGEARDVDQAIERVRAAERELIESPDTEFRFHSGVPPL; from the coding sequence ATGAACCTGCCGGAAATCCACGAGTTTCTCGGTTGCCGCACACCAGATGCCTGGATCACCGCTGCCTTGGCCGATCAGCAGACCTTGCTGATTGACCACAAGAACTGCGAATTCAAGGCCGCCAGCACGGCGCTGAGTCTGATGGCCAAGTACAGCACCTACGTTGATCTGCTCAACGCCATGTCGCGCCTGGCCCGTGAGGAGCTGGTGCACCATGAACAGGTGCTGCGCATCATGAAACGCCGCAAAATCGGCCTGCGCCCGGTGTCGGCGGCGCGCTACGCCTCAGGCTTACGTAAGGTGGTGCGTACCCATGAGCCGCACAAACTGGTGGATACCCTGGTGGTCGGTGCGTTTGTCGAGGCGCGCAGCTGTGAGCGTTTCGAGGCCTTGGTGCCGCATCTGGATGAAGAACTGGGCAAGTTCTACTTCGGTTTGCTGAAAAGCGAAGCGCGGCATTTTCAGAATTACCTGAAGCTGGCTTATCAGTATGGCGAGGCGCGTGACGTTGATCAGGCCATCGAACGGGTGAGGGCGGCGGAGCGCGAACTGATCGAGTCGCCAGACACTGAGTTTCGCTTTCACAGCGGTGTGCCGCCGCTCTAA
- the lpxH gene encoding UDP-2,3-diacylglucosamine diphosphatase produces the protein MILLISDLHLEQARPDISRAFLHFLETRAVHADALYILGDFFEVWIGDDAITPFQRSIAQALRSLSERGTRIYLMHGNRDFLIGKTFCQEAGCTLLPDPCVIELNGERTLLMHGDSLCTQDIGYMKLRRWLRNPISLFILRNLPLKTRQKLARKLRNESRTQTRMKAGDIVDVTTDEVPRIMAAHRVCSLIHGHTHRPATHSLQVNGQVAQRIVLGDWDKQGWALQVDCQGLQQSAFELAPA, from the coding sequence GTGATTCTACTGATCTCCGATCTGCATCTTGAACAGGCGCGCCCGGATATCAGCCGGGCGTTTCTGCACTTTCTCGAAACCCGTGCAGTTCACGCTGACGCCCTGTATATCCTCGGCGACTTCTTTGAAGTGTGGATCGGCGACGACGCCATCACGCCTTTTCAACGCTCGATTGCCCAAGCATTGCGCAGCCTTAGCGAGCGCGGCACACGTATTTACCTGATGCATGGCAATCGTGATTTCCTGATCGGCAAGACCTTCTGCCAAGAAGCTGGTTGCACCCTGCTTCCCGACCCGTGCGTGATCGAGCTTAACGGTGAGCGGACATTACTGATGCATGGCGACAGCCTGTGCACTCAGGACATCGGCTACATGAAGTTGCGCCGTTGGCTGCGCAACCCCATTTCGCTGTTTATCCTGCGCAACTTGCCGCTCAAAACCCGGCAAAAACTGGCGCGCAAACTGCGCAATGAAAGCCGCACGCAAACGCGGATGAAAGCCGGCGATATTGTCGACGTCACCACGGATGAAGTACCGCGCATCATGGCCGCCCACCGTGTGTGCTCCCTGATTCACGGCCATACCCACCGCCCTGCTACACACTCGCTACAAGTCAACGGCCAGGTAGCGCAACGCATTGTGCTTGGCGACTGGGATAAACAGGGCTGGGCGTTGCAAGTTGACTGCCAGGGACTGCAACAAAGCGCCTTCGAACTGGCTCCTGCCTGA
- the cysS gene encoding cysteine--tRNA ligase, with amino-acid sequence MLSIYNTLTKSKDVFKPLVGNQVRMYVCGMTVYDFCHIGHARVMVAFDVVTRWLRHRGYDVTYVRNITDIDDKIIKRANENGEPFEALVERMIAAMHEDEARLNVLRPDQEPRATGHIAGMHQMIQTLIDKGFAYAPGNGDVYYRVTKFETYGKLSRRKIDELKIGARIEVDEIKEDPLDFVLWKGVKPGEPSWESPWGAGRPGWHIECSVMSTCCLGETFDIHGGGPDLVFPHHENEIAQSEAATGKLYANAWMHAGAVRVDGEKMSKSLGNFFTIREVLEKYHPEVVRYLLVSSHYRSPINYSEDSLREAKGALERFYNALKGLPVAAPAGGEAFVERFAAAMDDDFNSPEACAVLFELAREINRLRESDVQAAAGLAARLKGLAGVLGVLQLEPEAFLQAGAAGKVDAAEVEALIAARLQARAEKNWGESDRIRDQLTAMGVVLEDGKGGTTWRLAE; translated from the coding sequence ATGCTCTCGATCTACAACACGCTGACCAAAAGCAAAGACGTCTTCAAACCGCTGGTGGGTAACCAGGTGCGCATGTATGTGTGCGGCATGACGGTTTACGACTTCTGTCATATCGGTCATGCGCGGGTGATGGTGGCGTTCGATGTGGTGACTCGCTGGCTGCGCCACCGTGGCTATGACGTGACCTACGTGCGCAATATCACCGACATCGACGACAAGATCATCAAGCGTGCCAACGAGAACGGCGAGCCGTTTGAAGCGCTGGTCGAGCGCATGATCGCCGCTATGCACGAAGACGAGGCACGCCTGAATGTGCTGCGCCCGGATCAGGAACCACGTGCTACTGGGCATATCGCCGGTATGCACCAGATGATCCAGACCCTGATCGACAAGGGTTTTGCCTACGCGCCCGGCAATGGTGACGTGTACTACCGCGTCACCAAGTTCGAAACCTACGGCAAGCTGTCGCGCCGCAAGATCGATGAGCTGAAGATCGGTGCGCGCATTGAAGTGGACGAAATCAAAGAAGATCCGCTGGATTTCGTCCTATGGAAAGGCGTCAAACCCGGCGAGCCGAGCTGGGAGTCGCCTTGGGGTGCCGGTCGTCCGGGCTGGCATATCGAGTGCTCGGTGATGTCGACCTGCTGCCTGGGTGAGACCTTCGATATTCATGGCGGCGGCCCGGATCTGGTGTTCCCGCACCACGAAAACGAGATCGCGCAGAGCGAAGCGGCCACCGGCAAGCTCTACGCCAACGCTTGGATGCACGCCGGCGCGGTGCGTGTGGACGGCGAGAAGATGTCCAAGTCCCTGGGCAACTTCTTCACCATTCGCGAAGTGCTGGAGAAGTATCACCCGGAAGTGGTGCGCTACCTGCTGGTGTCCAGCCATTACCGCAGCCCGATCAACTACTCAGAAGACAGCCTGCGTGAAGCCAAAGGCGCCCTGGAACGTTTCTATAACGCACTCAAGGGCCTGCCTGTTGCTGCCCCGGCTGGTGGCGAAGCCTTTGTTGAGCGTTTTGCGGCGGCCATGGATGACGACTTCAACTCGCCGGAAGCCTGCGCTGTGTTGTTCGAACTGGCGCGTGAGATCAACCGCCTGCGCGAAAGCGATGTGCAGGCTGCTGCTGGGCTGGCTGCGCGCTTGAAGGGCCTGGCTGGGGTGCTCGGCGTGTTGCAGCTGGAGCCTGAAGCCTTCCTCCAGGCTGGCGCTGCAGGCAAGGTCGATGCTGCTGAAGTTGAAGCCTTGATTGCCGCACGTCTGCAGGCCCGTGCCGAGAAGAACTGGGGCGAGTCTGACCGCATTCGCGACCAGCTCACCGCCATGGGCGTGGTGCTGGAAGACGGCAAGGGTGGCACTACCTGGCGTTTGGCGGAGTAA
- a CDS encoding peptidylprolyl isomerase: MIKLHTNHGVITLNLFEDKAPETVANFKQYVSEGHYDNTVFHRVISNFMIQGGGFEPGMKQKTTRAPIKNEANNGVANKIGTVAMARTMEPHSASAQFFINVGDNSFLNHSAPTVQGWGYAVFGEVVEGMDVVNAIKAVATTSKSGHQDVPVDDVIIERAEIVE; this comes from the coding sequence ATGATCAAGCTGCACACCAACCACGGCGTTATCACCCTTAACCTGTTCGAAGACAAAGCCCCGGAAACTGTGGCCAACTTCAAGCAGTACGTCTCGGAAGGCCACTACGACAACACGGTGTTCCACCGCGTAATCAGCAACTTCATGATTCAAGGCGGCGGTTTCGAGCCGGGCATGAAACAAAAAACCACCCGCGCCCCGATCAAGAACGAAGCCAACAACGGCGTCGCCAACAAGATCGGCACCGTAGCTATGGCCCGTACCATGGAGCCGCATTCGGCCTCTGCGCAGTTCTTTATCAACGTGGGCGACAACAGCTTCCTCAACCACAGCGCGCCGACCGTACAAGGCTGGGGCTATGCGGTGTTCGGTGAAGTGGTTGAAGGCATGGACGTGGTCAACGCCATCAAGGCCGTTGCAACCACCAGCAAGTCTGGCCACCAGGATGTACCGGTTGATGACGTGATCATCGAGCGCGCCGAGATCGTTGAGTGA
- a CDS encoding glutamine--tRNA ligase/YqeY domain fusion protein — translation MSKPEIVAAANFLRPIVQADLDAGKHAKIITRFPPEPNGYLHIGHAKSICLNFGLAKEFGGECNLRFDDTNPAKEDQEYIDAIKSDVQWLGFQWAGEERYASNYFDQLHAWAIELIKAGKAFVCDLNAEEMRAYRGNLTEPGKNSPFRERSVEENLDLFARMKAGEFADGVRSLRAKIDMASPNINLRDPILYRIRHAHHHQTGDKWCIYPSYDFTHGQSDAIEGITHSICTLEFEDHRPLYEWFLAQLPVPAQPRQYEFARLNLNYTITSKRKLKQLVDENHVNGWDDPRMSTLSGFRRRGYTPASIRAFCDMIGVNRAGGVVDIGMLEFAIRDDLDANAARAMCVLKPLKVVISNYPEGKKENLELARHPKQDMGVRVLPFSREIYIDASDFEEVPPAGFKRLIPGGEVRLRGSYVIRADEAIKDAEGNIVELRCSYDENTLGKNPEGRKVKGVIHWVPAAESVECEVRLYDRLFRSANPEKDEEGGSFLDNINPDSLVVLKGCRAEPSLAEAAPEERFQFEREGYFCADMKDSKPGAPVFNRTVTLRDSWA, via the coding sequence ATGAGCAAGCCAGAAATTGTCGCCGCCGCTAACTTTCTTCGTCCCATCGTCCAGGCTGACTTGGATGCCGGCAAGCACGCGAAGATCATTACCCGTTTTCCGCCGGAGCCTAATGGCTACCTGCATATTGGCCACGCCAAGTCGATCTGTCTGAACTTCGGCCTGGCCAAGGAGTTTGGTGGCGAGTGCAACCTGCGCTTTGATGACACCAACCCCGCCAAGGAAGACCAGGAGTACATCGACGCGATCAAGAGCGACGTGCAGTGGCTGGGTTTTCAGTGGGCGGGCGAGGAGCGTTATGCCTCCAATTATTTCGACCAGCTGCATGCCTGGGCCATCGAGCTGATCAAGGCGGGCAAAGCCTTCGTCTGTGACCTGAACGCCGAAGAGATGCGTGCCTACCGCGGCAATCTTACCGAGCCGGGCAAGAACAGCCCGTTCCGTGAGCGCAGCGTTGAGGAAAACCTTGATCTGTTCGCGCGTATGAAAGCCGGCGAATTCGCTGATGGCGTTCGTTCGCTGCGTGCGAAAATCGATATGGCCTCGCCGAACATCAACCTGCGCGACCCGATCCTCTATCGCATTCGTCATGCTCACCACCACCAGACGGGTGACAAGTGGTGCATCTACCCGAGCTATGACTTCACCCACGGTCAGTCGGACGCCATCGAAGGCATCACCCACTCGATCTGTACCCTGGAGTTCGAAGACCACCGTCCGCTGTACGAGTGGTTCCTGGCGCAGCTGCCAGTGCCGGCGCAGCCGCGTCAGTACGAGTTCGCTCGCCTGAACCTCAACTACACGATTACCAGCAAGCGCAAGCTCAAGCAGCTGGTTGACGAAAACCACGTCAATGGTTGGGACGACCCGCGCATGTCGACCCTGTCGGGCTTCCGCCGTCGCGGCTATACCCCGGCGTCGATCCGCGCCTTCTGCGATATGATTGGCGTCAACCGCGCTGGCGGCGTGGTGGATATTGGCATGCTGGAATTCGCTATTCGTGATGACCTGGACGCCAATGCCGCACGCGCCATGTGCGTGCTCAAGCCGCTGAAAGTGGTGATCAGCAATTACCCGGAAGGGAAGAAGGAAAACCTGGAACTGGCGCGCCATCCCAAGCAGGACATGGGCGTACGCGTGCTGCCGTTCAGTCGCGAAATCTACATCGATGCCAGCGACTTCGAAGAAGTCCCGCCGGCCGGCTTCAAACGCCTGATCCCAGGCGGTGAAGTGCGTCTGCGTGGCAGCTACGTGATTCGCGCCGATGAGGCGATCAAGGATGCCGAGGGCAATATCGTTGAACTGCGCTGCAGCTACGACGAAAACACCCTGGGCAAGAACCCTGAAGGTCGCAAGGTCAAGGGCGTGATTCACTGGGTGCCGGCCGCTGAAAGCGTTGAGTGTGAAGTGCGCCTGTATGACCGCCTGTTCCGTTCCGCCAACCCGGAGAAGGACGAAGAGGGTGGCAGCTTCCTCGACAACATCAACCCGGATTCGCTGGTGGTGCTCAAGGGCTGTCGCGCTGAGCCATCCCTGGCTGAGGCTGCCCCGGAAGAGCGCTTTCAGTTCGAGCGCGAAGGCTACTTCTGCGCGGATATGAAGGACAGCAAACCGGGTGCGCCAGTGTTTAACCGTACCGTAACGCTGCGTGACTCCTGGGCCTAA